A genomic segment from Pectinophora gossypiella chromosome 3, ilPecGoss1.1, whole genome shotgun sequence encodes:
- the LOC126381315 gene encoding uncharacterized protein LOC126381315 isoform X1, whose protein sequence is MSNKFRVTERFGGVIYLVFLFCERICTMASEDVIELGSSDEDAEPAPKRVKPRPNAMVHIPSKLTSMGKKPSKANVNPINKLIGKGVTVTKVNNTNQVSYNNRNGKSVKAGPILIKNQSGSSCQRTFLPIRTVGMTVKPLNVLKNITPQIIKVAGNQKGMRHPIIVQGNKAVTRLPPGVTITKTTANNKRHALTTLANVKKKKKVLPPSSEILTVDLDDDDIPETSTNNPQWYLRPEEQSSDQVSDICTDQNSELEAMNNAEPAPSNLIEITIEDSPIKSVQNKRTHEIGAELAITIDDSPVKSFAAKTASVDSDDEEVELSTKDKHSKKKLNYPKETDVISSGTIEIEIEPMVTEVYQESNSDERVEKNDEDNQTEDLVMGIVDTPVKKVQTPVTTPKKAGKDEQSKSTSDTIPESSTSGEFHPLYQEFIDLCFKLENSNDMQTIVEKKIKGYYRQVPKEYTESEEFIELVQSKLFAMKASPEKMYLYIKDIVDELNLQRKVAKSTPVVKETKNLEAERFQYGEESEFDSKRQRQIRKLEKTLKKLHRAIQKLEEQEVDFDDEEDSVYLLTERYKERMVRVHAKFCQLTNTKMPSEPRITIDPRPGQPAGPAKRLEKWVNKKVPIGKPLPFPDFHDVLRCVRDANEEDNLRWNDADVMEEARDLFTRCGKKLQRRRQENEWRLAASRISLEVDPAENSDDLKRKLENNKQLADKKETDVLNKFADKQNQLKLEPEEIGDKEAEDSPVETEEENDEEGVVEESFPLENKEKRKDRLRRLIQEKSKRSAEEKENKPKEDSNSKDGSEKVSVNEDSSEKQTDGPDNEAGSTQMEVELSIENENKECKEDDKDAEGTNDEELTSKQETHSISDDSNIDSDVDELHLLQKLHSDEFNSSTSHSSDSDSPIDISDTLSSGDNREKPGSDVISIENSSYSESETKDDDNSVKNSCDILQKNRLSGEIEYSSAGVQLNKVNNAKQYDNETCESILLASSDDSEDKNCEVADGCVNLKDDAISIGDTVIQKSNKENNELTEDGVPETESEKLKAININLAETLTKCAESDSVENVNSMNEVEQQKESSEKLKLADNTEVETCSLSKEVIENDSQMASHTDAPDLGVELKSSETNDVATSRDSDVNDNEVTNIENPNNGENLDKEMQDVSSAEKETCKNVTIDENKNDASQHGSDVIHEIDNVSPVTEELQTEQKEAKLAEEDSNVKDSSNSNNTDETKSLETMIEELKSDLAGNAFDNTT, encoded by the exons atgtcaaataaatttCGAGTTACTGAGCGTTTTGGTGGCGTTATTTATCTTGTATTTCTGTTTTGCGAACG AATTTGCACAATGGCTAGTGAAGACGTTATTGAATTGGGCTCTTCGGACGAGGACGCTGAGCCGGCTCCAAAAAGG GTGAAACCCAGACCAAATGCTATGGTTCACATACCGTCTAAGCTCACTAGTATGGGCAAAAAGCCTTCAAAAGCGAATGTAAatccaataaataaattaattgggaAGGGAGTGACTGTGACCAAAGTAAATAATACCAATCAAGTATCATACAATAACAGAAATGGGAAAAGTGTTAAAGCAGGACCTATACTAATTAAAAATCAAAGCGGATCATCATGTCAGAGGACGTTTTTACCTATTCGGACAGTTGGCATGACTGTCAAGCCATTGAATGTGCTTAAAAACATTACCCCACAAATAATTAAGGTTGCGGGCAATCAAAAAGGTATGAGACATCCAATTATAGTTCAAGGCAATAAAGCAGTTACTAGATTGCCTCCTGGTGTCACAATTACAAAAACTACAGCAAATAATAAACGACATGCTTTAACTACTCTAGCAAATgttaagaagaaaaagaaagtacTTCCACCTTCAAGTGAAATTTTGACTGTTGACCTAGACGATGATGACATTCCGGAAACATCTACTAATAACCCCCAGTGGTACTTACGGCCTGAAGAGCAATCTTCAGATCAAGTATCAGACATTTGCACTGATCAGAATTCTGAATTGGAAGCAATGAATAATGCTGAACCTGCACCATCAAATTTAATAGAAATTACAATAGAAGACAGTCCTATTAAATCTGTTCAAAATAAAAGAACACATGAAATTGGAGCTGAATTGGCAATCACAATTGATGACAGCCCTGTGAAGTCTTTTGCAGCCAAAACAGCATCAGTTGATAGTGACGATGAGGAAGTAGAGCTTTCTACTAAAGATAAACATAGCAAAAAGAAATTGAATTATCCTAAAGAAACTGATGTTATAAGTAGTGGCActattgaaattgaaattgagCCAATGGTAACTGAAGTATACCAAGAAAGTAATAGTGATGAGAGAGTTGAGAAGAATGATGAAGATAATCAAACAGAAGATTTAGTAATGGGCATAGTGGACACACCTGTGAAAAAAGTCCAGACTCCAGTAACAACACCAAAGAAAGCTGGAAAAGATGAACAATCAAAAAGCACATCAGATACAATACCTGAATCCTCTACATCTGGAGAATTTCATCCATTGTATCAAGAATTCATTGACTTATGTTTCAAATTGGAAAACTCTAATGATATGCAGACTATAGTGGAGAAAAAGATAAAAGGGTATTATAGGCAGGTTCCCAAAGAATATACAGAATCAGAAGAATTTATAGaattagtgcaaagtaaattatttgcaATGAAGGCAAGTCCtgaaaaaatgtatttgtaCATAAAAGACATTGTTGATGAATTAAACTTGCAAAGAAAAGTAGCAAAATCCACACCTGTGGTTAAAGAAACTAAGAACTTAG AGGCTGAAAGATTCCAATATGGAGAAGAAAGTGAATTTGACTCGAAGCGTCAAAGACAGATACGTAAGTTGGAGAAGACTCTCAAAAAGCTTCATCGTGCCATTCAAAAACTTGAAGAGCAGGAGGTAGATTTTGATGATGAAGAGGATTCcgtttatttacttactgaaaG GTACAAAGAACGAATGGTCAGAGTACACGCGAAATTCTGTCAACTTACCAATACTAAGATGCCTTCAGAGCCTCGTATCACAATAGACCCTCGCCCTGGACAACCTGCAGGGCCCGCTAAGCGGTTGGAGAAGTGGGTGAATAAGAAAGTGCCTATAGGAAAACCACTGCCGTTCCCTGACTTCCATGATGTACTTCGTTGTGTTAGAGATGCAAACGAAGAAGATAACTTGAGATGGAATGATGCTGATGTAATGGAAGAAG CTAGAGACTTATTTACGAGATGCGGAAAGAAATTGCAACGACGCAGACAAGAAAATGAATGGCGTCTAGCCGCGTCAAGAATATCATTAGAGGTGGACCCTGCGGAAAACAGTGACGATTTGAAGAGGAAGTTAGAAAATAACAAGCAGCTAGCAGATAAAAAGGAGACTGACGTTTTGAATAA gtttgCTGATAAACAAAATCAGCTAAAACTGGAACCAGAAGAGATAGGTGACAAAGAGGCTGAAGACTCACCAGTTGAAACTGAAGAAGAAAATGATGAAGAGGGAGTTGTAGAAGAAAGCTTTCCTTtagaaaataaagagaagagaAAAGACAGGTTGCGAAGACTTATTCAAGAAAAATCGAAAAGAAGTGCTGAAGAAAAAGAGAATAAGCCAAAGGAAGATTCAAATAGTAAAGATGGCAGCGAAAAAGTAAGTGTTAATGAGGATAGTAGTGAAAAACAAACTGATGGCCCTGATAATGAGGCGGGCAGTACACAAATGGAAGTTGAACTAAGtatagaaaatgaaaataaagagtGCAAGGAAGATGATAAGGATGCAGAAGGTACAAATGATGAAGAATTAACTTCGAAGCAAGAGACACATTCTATTAGTGATGATAGCAACATAGACTCCGACGTAGATGAGCTCCATCTTTTGCAGAAGTTACATTCTGATGAATTTAACTCTTCGACAAGTCATTCTTCGGATTCGGATTCGCCTATAGATATTTCTGACACACTTTCGAGTGGTGATAATAGGGAGAAACCTGGCAGTGACGTTATTAGTATTGAAAATTCCAGTTATTCGGAATCCGAAACTAAAGATGATGATAACTCTGTAAAAAATAGTTGTGATATCTTACAAAAAAATAGATTGTCTGGAGAAATTGAATATTCATCTGCTGGAGTACAGTTGAATAAAGTTAATAACGCTAAGCAATATGACAATGAGACATGTGAAAGCATTCTCCTTGCGTCATCTGACGATAGTGAAGATAAAAATTGCGAAGTTGCAGATGGATGTGTTAATTTAAAAGACGATGCTATTTCCATTGGTGATACAGTTATTCAAAAAAGCAACAAAGAAAACAATGAATTAACAGAAGATGGCGTCCCTGAGACAGAAAGTGAAAAGCTTAAAGCTATAAATATCAATTTAGCAGAAACTTTAACAAAATGTGCGGAATCTGATTCAGTAGAAAATGTTAATTCAATGAATGAGGTTGAGCAGCAAAAAGAAAGCTCTGAAAAGTTAAAACTGGCTGACAATACTGAGGTAGAAACGTGTTCGCTGAGCAAAGAAGTTATTGAGAATGACTCACAAATGGCATCACATACTGACGCTCCTGATTTGGGTGTTGAGCTAAAAAGTTCTGAAACAAATGACGTAGCAACATCTAGAGATTCTGATGTAAATGATAATGAAGtaacaaatattgaaaatcCCAATAATGGGGAAAATTTAGATAAAGAAATGCAGGATGTAAGTTCTGCAGAAAAGGAAACATGTAAAAATGTTACAATAGATGAAAATAAGAATGATGCCTCTCAACACGGGTCAGATGTGATCCATGAAATAGATAATGTGTCGCCAGTCACCGAAGAACTGCAAACGGAACAAAAAGAGGCGAAATTAGCTGAAGAAGATAGCAACGTAAAAGATTCATCTAATTCCAACAACACAGATGAAACTAAGAGTTTAGAAACAATGATAGAGGAGCTTAAGTCTGATTTGGCTGGCAATGCTTTTGATAATACTACGTAA
- the LOC126381315 gene encoding uncharacterized protein LOC126381315 isoform X2, translating to MASEDVIELGSSDEDAEPAPKRVKPRPNAMVHIPSKLTSMGKKPSKANVNPINKLIGKGVTVTKVNNTNQVSYNNRNGKSVKAGPILIKNQSGSSCQRTFLPIRTVGMTVKPLNVLKNITPQIIKVAGNQKGMRHPIIVQGNKAVTRLPPGVTITKTTANNKRHALTTLANVKKKKKVLPPSSEILTVDLDDDDIPETSTNNPQWYLRPEEQSSDQVSDICTDQNSELEAMNNAEPAPSNLIEITIEDSPIKSVQNKRTHEIGAELAITIDDSPVKSFAAKTASVDSDDEEVELSTKDKHSKKKLNYPKETDVISSGTIEIEIEPMVTEVYQESNSDERVEKNDEDNQTEDLVMGIVDTPVKKVQTPVTTPKKAGKDEQSKSTSDTIPESSTSGEFHPLYQEFIDLCFKLENSNDMQTIVEKKIKGYYRQVPKEYTESEEFIELVQSKLFAMKASPEKMYLYIKDIVDELNLQRKVAKSTPVVKETKNLEAERFQYGEESEFDSKRQRQIRKLEKTLKKLHRAIQKLEEQEVDFDDEEDSVYLLTERYKERMVRVHAKFCQLTNTKMPSEPRITIDPRPGQPAGPAKRLEKWVNKKVPIGKPLPFPDFHDVLRCVRDANEEDNLRWNDADVMEEARDLFTRCGKKLQRRRQENEWRLAASRISLEVDPAENSDDLKRKLENNKQLADKKETDVLNKFADKQNQLKLEPEEIGDKEAEDSPVETEEENDEEGVVEESFPLENKEKRKDRLRRLIQEKSKRSAEEKENKPKEDSNSKDGSEKVSVNEDSSEKQTDGPDNEAGSTQMEVELSIENENKECKEDDKDAEGTNDEELTSKQETHSISDDSNIDSDVDELHLLQKLHSDEFNSSTSHSSDSDSPIDISDTLSSGDNREKPGSDVISIENSSYSESETKDDDNSVKNSCDILQKNRLSGEIEYSSAGVQLNKVNNAKQYDNETCESILLASSDDSEDKNCEVADGCVNLKDDAISIGDTVIQKSNKENNELTEDGVPETESEKLKAININLAETLTKCAESDSVENVNSMNEVEQQKESSEKLKLADNTEVETCSLSKEVIENDSQMASHTDAPDLGVELKSSETNDVATSRDSDVNDNEVTNIENPNNGENLDKEMQDVSSAEKETCKNVTIDENKNDASQHGSDVIHEIDNVSPVTEELQTEQKEAKLAEEDSNVKDSSNSNNTDETKSLETMIEELKSDLAGNAFDNTT from the exons ATGGCTAGTGAAGACGTTATTGAATTGGGCTCTTCGGACGAGGACGCTGAGCCGGCTCCAAAAAGG GTGAAACCCAGACCAAATGCTATGGTTCACATACCGTCTAAGCTCACTAGTATGGGCAAAAAGCCTTCAAAAGCGAATGTAAatccaataaataaattaattgggaAGGGAGTGACTGTGACCAAAGTAAATAATACCAATCAAGTATCATACAATAACAGAAATGGGAAAAGTGTTAAAGCAGGACCTATACTAATTAAAAATCAAAGCGGATCATCATGTCAGAGGACGTTTTTACCTATTCGGACAGTTGGCATGACTGTCAAGCCATTGAATGTGCTTAAAAACATTACCCCACAAATAATTAAGGTTGCGGGCAATCAAAAAGGTATGAGACATCCAATTATAGTTCAAGGCAATAAAGCAGTTACTAGATTGCCTCCTGGTGTCACAATTACAAAAACTACAGCAAATAATAAACGACATGCTTTAACTACTCTAGCAAATgttaagaagaaaaagaaagtacTTCCACCTTCAAGTGAAATTTTGACTGTTGACCTAGACGATGATGACATTCCGGAAACATCTACTAATAACCCCCAGTGGTACTTACGGCCTGAAGAGCAATCTTCAGATCAAGTATCAGACATTTGCACTGATCAGAATTCTGAATTGGAAGCAATGAATAATGCTGAACCTGCACCATCAAATTTAATAGAAATTACAATAGAAGACAGTCCTATTAAATCTGTTCAAAATAAAAGAACACATGAAATTGGAGCTGAATTGGCAATCACAATTGATGACAGCCCTGTGAAGTCTTTTGCAGCCAAAACAGCATCAGTTGATAGTGACGATGAGGAAGTAGAGCTTTCTACTAAAGATAAACATAGCAAAAAGAAATTGAATTATCCTAAAGAAACTGATGTTATAAGTAGTGGCActattgaaattgaaattgagCCAATGGTAACTGAAGTATACCAAGAAAGTAATAGTGATGAGAGAGTTGAGAAGAATGATGAAGATAATCAAACAGAAGATTTAGTAATGGGCATAGTGGACACACCTGTGAAAAAAGTCCAGACTCCAGTAACAACACCAAAGAAAGCTGGAAAAGATGAACAATCAAAAAGCACATCAGATACAATACCTGAATCCTCTACATCTGGAGAATTTCATCCATTGTATCAAGAATTCATTGACTTATGTTTCAAATTGGAAAACTCTAATGATATGCAGACTATAGTGGAGAAAAAGATAAAAGGGTATTATAGGCAGGTTCCCAAAGAATATACAGAATCAGAAGAATTTATAGaattagtgcaaagtaaattatttgcaATGAAGGCAAGTCCtgaaaaaatgtatttgtaCATAAAAGACATTGTTGATGAATTAAACTTGCAAAGAAAAGTAGCAAAATCCACACCTGTGGTTAAAGAAACTAAGAACTTAG AGGCTGAAAGATTCCAATATGGAGAAGAAAGTGAATTTGACTCGAAGCGTCAAAGACAGATACGTAAGTTGGAGAAGACTCTCAAAAAGCTTCATCGTGCCATTCAAAAACTTGAAGAGCAGGAGGTAGATTTTGATGATGAAGAGGATTCcgtttatttacttactgaaaG GTACAAAGAACGAATGGTCAGAGTACACGCGAAATTCTGTCAACTTACCAATACTAAGATGCCTTCAGAGCCTCGTATCACAATAGACCCTCGCCCTGGACAACCTGCAGGGCCCGCTAAGCGGTTGGAGAAGTGGGTGAATAAGAAAGTGCCTATAGGAAAACCACTGCCGTTCCCTGACTTCCATGATGTACTTCGTTGTGTTAGAGATGCAAACGAAGAAGATAACTTGAGATGGAATGATGCTGATGTAATGGAAGAAG CTAGAGACTTATTTACGAGATGCGGAAAGAAATTGCAACGACGCAGACAAGAAAATGAATGGCGTCTAGCCGCGTCAAGAATATCATTAGAGGTGGACCCTGCGGAAAACAGTGACGATTTGAAGAGGAAGTTAGAAAATAACAAGCAGCTAGCAGATAAAAAGGAGACTGACGTTTTGAATAA gtttgCTGATAAACAAAATCAGCTAAAACTGGAACCAGAAGAGATAGGTGACAAAGAGGCTGAAGACTCACCAGTTGAAACTGAAGAAGAAAATGATGAAGAGGGAGTTGTAGAAGAAAGCTTTCCTTtagaaaataaagagaagagaAAAGACAGGTTGCGAAGACTTATTCAAGAAAAATCGAAAAGAAGTGCTGAAGAAAAAGAGAATAAGCCAAAGGAAGATTCAAATAGTAAAGATGGCAGCGAAAAAGTAAGTGTTAATGAGGATAGTAGTGAAAAACAAACTGATGGCCCTGATAATGAGGCGGGCAGTACACAAATGGAAGTTGAACTAAGtatagaaaatgaaaataaagagtGCAAGGAAGATGATAAGGATGCAGAAGGTACAAATGATGAAGAATTAACTTCGAAGCAAGAGACACATTCTATTAGTGATGATAGCAACATAGACTCCGACGTAGATGAGCTCCATCTTTTGCAGAAGTTACATTCTGATGAATTTAACTCTTCGACAAGTCATTCTTCGGATTCGGATTCGCCTATAGATATTTCTGACACACTTTCGAGTGGTGATAATAGGGAGAAACCTGGCAGTGACGTTATTAGTATTGAAAATTCCAGTTATTCGGAATCCGAAACTAAAGATGATGATAACTCTGTAAAAAATAGTTGTGATATCTTACAAAAAAATAGATTGTCTGGAGAAATTGAATATTCATCTGCTGGAGTACAGTTGAATAAAGTTAATAACGCTAAGCAATATGACAATGAGACATGTGAAAGCATTCTCCTTGCGTCATCTGACGATAGTGAAGATAAAAATTGCGAAGTTGCAGATGGATGTGTTAATTTAAAAGACGATGCTATTTCCATTGGTGATACAGTTATTCAAAAAAGCAACAAAGAAAACAATGAATTAACAGAAGATGGCGTCCCTGAGACAGAAAGTGAAAAGCTTAAAGCTATAAATATCAATTTAGCAGAAACTTTAACAAAATGTGCGGAATCTGATTCAGTAGAAAATGTTAATTCAATGAATGAGGTTGAGCAGCAAAAAGAAAGCTCTGAAAAGTTAAAACTGGCTGACAATACTGAGGTAGAAACGTGTTCGCTGAGCAAAGAAGTTATTGAGAATGACTCACAAATGGCATCACATACTGACGCTCCTGATTTGGGTGTTGAGCTAAAAAGTTCTGAAACAAATGACGTAGCAACATCTAGAGATTCTGATGTAAATGATAATGAAGtaacaaatattgaaaatcCCAATAATGGGGAAAATTTAGATAAAGAAATGCAGGATGTAAGTTCTGCAGAAAAGGAAACATGTAAAAATGTTACAATAGATGAAAATAAGAATGATGCCTCTCAACACGGGTCAGATGTGATCCATGAAATAGATAATGTGTCGCCAGTCACCGAAGAACTGCAAACGGAACAAAAAGAGGCGAAATTAGCTGAAGAAGATAGCAACGTAAAAGATTCATCTAATTCCAACAACACAGATGAAACTAAGAGTTTAGAAACAATGATAGAGGAGCTTAAGTCTGATTTGGCTGGCAATGCTTTTGATAATACTACGTAA